In Miscanthus floridulus cultivar M001 chromosome 19, ASM1932011v1, whole genome shotgun sequence, the DNA window gatcaattcatcaatcacaggctccatgaacacacccatattactccccgggtgtccaggaattatcaacgacaagaatacattatgccgttgaaaggagatgccgggagggagattgagggggataacaaaaacgggccagcatgtgtatggggcagccatcattccataaggattgaacccatctgttgccagtgcgacacgtacattacgagccttagctgctttgtcacgatgtttgtcattgaaatacgtccatgcttcagcatcagacggatgtaccatcttcctaggattgtaccgtttgccatctttgtgccatgtcatctgtttcgcggattcctcagtcatgaatagccgttggatcctcggtaggaaaggaaggtgacgTAGCACTCTCGTGGGGATCGaaagctgcttcttctgaccatcaccagagtctacctctaggtacctggaagatttacacttcggacagtaatttgcatccttatgttctttcctaaataggacgcaccccttcggacaaacatgtatcttgtcatacggcatcttaagcatacgaaggagtttctctgcctcgtacaagttcgtcggcaaagtgtgcttctccggtagcatggtgccaaacacggccaacatcttatcaaagccttctcgactcaggtttaactcggccttcaaccccattacgcgtccaatcgcatctagttgagaaatcattgtacgctcgtgaaggggtttctgtgccgagtccaacattttgtagaagtcctttgcggattcctccatctcctccttctcacgtcgttcagcgaagtgagcttggtgggcgtcatctagcatgtctgctacctcggcatcatcatcaaaagcctcgaggcgtgctctcaccaccgccgctcttatacgatctgcttcaccatggtagatccactgctggtagctaggcatataaccattgaacacaagatgtctacccatggtcttctcgtctacttttctcctgttgtcacatttgctgcagggacaccaaactagagaatgtcctcctgctcctgggccaaatgcatgtttcaagaaaccatttgtccccttcacccattcatagtcgtagtcactcccgcttctctagcccatgtacatccactgacggtcctccatcctttaacatttataGCATAGAGTatcgtgaccatcaattgcatctacgtggtgttcctactgtctaataggtgaggataggtcctaatcccacccacggatgcgtagatgaggtcagtttctatgctccgctcctctccgagacagaatttcggcagcacctccccgctgttctcccgatacacgtcctacaagggagagtgtgtatccgaagaacaacagggaggtgttgccgaaactccttcccggaccggagcggaccatggaaactaacccatcaacgcatccacgggctgtccaaaaaacgtggacaatccgaaacagatacggtcgcagatacgcaaagatccgcatacctacgaccgtatctcttttggacgggagacgcctaactgggttacgcgcgggctacgatagacatgcgcaaaaagaggttatttatacctagggtgttggtgaagtaaggctagcggggcagtggcgaatcgacgcagtggcgaggcgacgcagtgaCGGTAGAACCGCGacgtcgacgaagacgatcggggtcctccgggtcccctccgacgtactcttctcctgcataaaaagacaataggttattttttgttcaaaatttcggcagcacctcccctgcacggggagatttccaaaacctgcaaaaaaaaacgacacgatggccgacattcacaacggcacgaaggccgacaaccacaacggcacgaaggccctcatatcaacttacggcacaaaggcccacacaaccaaaacggcacgaaggccgacaaccacaacggcatGAAGGCCCTCATAACAACTtatggcacgaaggcccacacaaccacatacggcacgaaggccgacaacgagagttttacctagggttgcggtggagtcaGGCGTCGCGGTGCGGaggtcactttcttctccggcgaggtcaagcggcgttggagtactcctctccccctcttccctttcttctctccttttccccttcttctccttctcttcccttcctccttctcctcttcttctccttttcttcccttcccccttctcctcttctccttctcttcttcctccaacttcaccctctgcctcctcccctccaacagcagccggcGACGGGGGCGGCCTGGGGGCTGGGGTTGGGGCGGGAAGGCCGGTGAGGGGGAGCCACCGGAGGGCTGGCCGGGGCGGTcgacctccccttgctcgacGGAGACGGGGAACGGAGGCAGGGCGTGACCTCGGCCGCCACTGGGCGTGGTGGGGTGGCGGGGCGCGCTGGGCGGCCGAGGGCGGGGcggcgggcgcgcggcgcggtggtggaggcgcggggcgACCCGCGTGCACGCGCAGCGGTGGGGCGCGCGGGCTGCCGGGCTCGGGGCGGCCCGGGCGCGCAGTGGCGGCCGCGCGGCGGCATGGgctagcggcggcggtggtggagggcgcGGGGCAGCCCGGGTGCGCGTGCGGGGCGGCCGGGCTCGGGGCAGCCGGCGTGCGCAGtagcggcgcgcggcggcggggtgcgtggcggcggtggtggacgcgCGGGGGCTGGCCGCGAGCGGGCGCGTGGGGAGGGAGACGGtcgatgttttttttttaaatttccgaTCGGGAATTTGGGCTGCGTCCTGATTTAGGGttcggtcctttgccgagggcccagatgcacggccctcggcaaagattttttattttttatttttaaaattctttgccgagggccacggggaaggccctcggcaaagagccctcaacAATTTTTTTAGGGttcggtcctttgccgagggcccagatccacggccctcggcaaagattttttatttttatttttaaaattctttgccgagggccacaggtcaggccctcggcaaagagccctcggcaatttttttggtttttttagcctagtttttttgtggtgctacaatacattgttttgaactcaattttaaaattcaggccaattttgattttgttttgtatatttccttaatttatttcgattctttgattttttttgaatatgtcaaatttgaactgcaggtgcatggaatattgcaatgtagtgtttcgaaaaatgttattcatattaattggtgcatgttgagtccctatccacgagctcgcatcaaattttcacgcatcttgttcgcgtaacatggtgACCGACTTGCCgggaaagtgttttaaaattatataaaatccatacgaagtccgaaaatcacgaaacttggcgagatgttaTGTTATCGCATGtataggctgtggtaaaaaattgagaaggcttcgagcgagttgcgacgtcggatgcctgaaacccagacatctccacatgtgggtttcaggcaaagatttgatttgccgtgggcctgtctttgccgagggccgtaccctcggcaaaggcctctttgccgagggccgttctttgccgagggctcctgtgtctggccctcggcaaagagtctctttgccgagtgcccgatatttggccctcggcaaagcctcag includes these proteins:
- the LOC136526415 gene encoding predicted GPI-anchored protein 58 — protein: MPPRGRHCAPGPPRARQPARPTAARARGSPRASTTAPRARRPALGRPARPATPPRPVAAEVTPCLRSPSPSSKGRSTAPASPPVAPPHRPSRPNPSPQAAPVAGCCWRGGGRG